One Natronomonas moolapensis 8.8.11 genomic region harbors:
- a CDS encoding acetyl-CoA carboxylase biotin carboxylase subunit: MFEKVLVANRGEIAVRVMRACEDLGIDTVAVYSEADKHGGHVRYADEAYNVGPARAADSYLDHDAVIDAARKADADAIHPGYGFLAENATFAAAVEATEGVTWVGPSAESMEQAGEKTKARTTMEAADVPIVPGTTDPVTDVSEVEEFGEEYGYPIAIKAEGGGGGRGMKIVHSPDEAADQLDAAKREGEAYFDNDSVYLERYLENPRHIEVQILADEHGNVRHLGERDCSLQRRHQKVIEEGPSPALSEELREEIGNAARRGADAADYYNAGTFEFLVEEEQRDDGELLGPDANFYFLEVNTRIQVEHCVTEELTGVDIVKWQLRVAAGEEIDFAQEDVELDGHAIEFRINAENAADDFAPATGGELGTYDPPGGIGVRVDDALRQGDDLVTDYDSMVAKLIVHAGDREECFARSERALSEYDIEGIPTIIPFHRLMLTDDAFGAGTHTTKYLDEHLDPERVEAAQERWGADAESGADDGGETVEREFTVEVNGKRFEVNLEESGEFAALAGGSGGGAAAGTAERPSRGRGSDDDGGADIDVDGAVVEAEMQGTILSVDVEVGDSVAAGDVLCVLEAMKMENDVIAETGGTVAEIAVDEGDSVDQGDPLVALE, from the coding sequence ATGTTCGAGAAAGTACTCGTCGCAAACCGCGGGGAGATCGCGGTACGCGTGATGCGTGCCTGCGAGGACCTCGGGATCGACACCGTTGCGGTGTACAGCGAGGCCGACAAACACGGCGGGCACGTCCGTTACGCCGACGAGGCGTACAACGTCGGGCCGGCGCGCGCGGCCGACTCGTATCTCGACCACGACGCGGTCATCGACGCCGCTCGGAAGGCCGACGCGGACGCGATCCACCCTGGGTACGGCTTCCTCGCGGAGAACGCGACCTTCGCCGCCGCCGTCGAGGCGACCGAGGGCGTCACCTGGGTCGGCCCCTCCGCCGAGTCGATGGAGCAGGCCGGCGAGAAGACAAAAGCCAGAACGACCATGGAGGCCGCGGACGTCCCGATCGTCCCCGGAACGACCGACCCCGTCACGGACGTCTCGGAGGTCGAGGAGTTCGGCGAGGAGTACGGCTATCCGATCGCGATCAAGGCCGAGGGTGGCGGCGGCGGCCGCGGTATGAAGATCGTTCACAGTCCCGATGAGGCGGCCGACCAACTCGACGCCGCAAAGCGGGAGGGCGAGGCGTACTTCGACAACGACTCGGTGTACCTCGAGCGCTACCTCGAGAACCCCCGACACATCGAGGTGCAGATTCTCGCCGACGAGCACGGCAACGTCCGTCACCTCGGCGAGCGGGACTGCTCGCTGCAGCGCCGCCACCAGAAAGTCATCGAGGAGGGCCCCTCGCCCGCCCTCTCGGAGGAACTCCGCGAGGAGATCGGCAACGCCGCCCGCCGCGGCGCGGACGCGGCCGACTACTACAACGCCGGCACCTTCGAGTTCCTCGTCGAGGAGGAACAACGCGACGACGGCGAGTTGCTCGGCCCCGACGCGAACTTCTACTTCCTCGAGGTCAACACCCGTATCCAGGTCGAACACTGCGTCACCGAGGAGCTGACGGGCGTCGACATCGTCAAGTGGCAGCTCCGGGTCGCCGCCGGCGAGGAGATCGACTTCGCACAGGAGGACGTCGAACTCGACGGCCACGCCATCGAGTTCCGGATCAACGCCGAGAACGCCGCCGACGATTTCGCCCCCGCAACGGGCGGCGAACTCGGAACGTACGACCCCCCGGGCGGGATCGGCGTCCGCGTCGACGACGCACTCAGGCAGGGCGACGACCTCGTCACCGACTACGACTCGATGGTAGCGAAACTCATCGTCCACGCCGGCGACCGCGAGGAGTGTTTCGCCCGCTCGGAGCGCGCGCTCTCGGAGTACGACATCGAGGGCATCCCGACGATCATCCCGTTCCACCGGCTGATGCTCACCGACGACGCCTTCGGCGCAGGAACCCACACCACGAAGTACCTCGACGAACACCTCGACCCCGAGCGCGTCGAGGCGGCCCAAGAGCGGTGGGGCGCCGACGCCGAATCCGGGGCCGACGACGGCGGCGAGACCGTCGAGCGGGAGTTCACCGTCGAGGTCAACGGTAAGCGTTTCGAGGTCAACTTGGAGGAAAGTGGCGAGTTCGCCGCGCTCGCGGGCGGGTCGGGCGGCGGCGCGGCCGCCGGGACGGCGGAGCGACCCTCCCGCGGCCGCGGGAGCGACGACGACGGCGGGGCCGACATCGACGTCGACGGCGCGGTCGTCGAAGCGGAGATGCAGGGGACGATCCTCTCGGTCGACGTCGAGGTGGGCGACTCGGTCGCCGCGGGCGACGTGCTCTGCGTGCTCGAGGCGATGAAAATGGAAAACGACGTGATCGCCGAGACCGGCGGCACCGTCGCGGAGATCGCGGTAGACGAGGGCGACTCTGTCGATCAGGGCGACCCGCTCGTCGCCCTGGAGTAG